From the genome of Rhodothermales bacterium, one region includes:
- a CDS encoding DUF2231 domain-containing protein, with the protein MPNVEIPYWHPVIVHFPIALLIFGAGMAAVYAVVGRAFWRGVTLLAFAAGTLGAWAAVWTGEAIYEGVEGTPIVEALVETHEEFGEWALWLGVATTLVLVGVTVWARHTKRDAADPVAVRLIVLALALAAAGLVARAGHLGGTMVWGVAG; encoded by the coding sequence ATGCCGAACGTCGAGATCCCGTACTGGCACCCGGTCATCGTGCACTTCCCGATTGCCCTGCTCATCTTTGGGGCGGGCATGGCGGCGGTGTACGCCGTCGTCGGGCGGGCGTTCTGGCGCGGCGTGACGCTCCTCGCGTTCGCGGCCGGCACGCTCGGCGCGTGGGCGGCCGTGTGGACGGGCGAGGCGATCTACGAGGGGGTCGAGGGAACGCCCATCGTGGAAGCCCTCGTGGAAACGCACGAGGAGTTCGGCGAGTGGGCGCTGTGGCTGGGCGTCGCGACGACACTCGTGCTCGTCGGCGTCACGGTGTGGGCGCGGCACACGAAGCGCGACGCGGCAGACCCGGTGGCGGTGCGGCTCATCGTGCTCGCGCTCGCGCTCGCGGCGGCGGGGCTCGTCGCGCGTGCAGGGCACCTCGGCGGGACGATGGTGTGGGGCGTCGCCGGTTGA